CAGGATCCCTACCACGGCGCCGGCCAGGCGCATGGGCTGAGCTTCAGCGTGCGCGACGGCGTCCGGGTGCCGCCGTCGCTGCGTAACGTCTTCAAGGAGCTGGCCGAGGACGTCAACATCGCCCCGCCCAAGAGCGGCAACCTGACCGGCTGGGCCGAGCAGGGCGTGCTGCTGCTCAACGCGGTGCTCACGGTCCGCGCCGGCAAGGCCGCCTCGCACGCCAACAAGGGCTGGGAGACGTTCACCGACGCGACCATCCGCGCGCTGAACGAGCGGACCGAGCGGATCGTCTTCATGCTCTGGGGCAACTACGCGAAGAAGAAGGCCGGCCTGATCACCAACCCGGTGCACGCGGTGCTGGAGGCCGGTCACCCGAGCCCGATGAACCCGGCCGGGTTCCTCGGCTCGCGGCCGTTCAGCGCGGCCAACAAGGCCCTCGCGGACGGCGGCCGCCCGGTCATCAACTGGGACCCGCGGCCGGCTGCCTAGCGGGCGCTCGCGAGCCCGGGTTCGCGCGTGGCCGCGCGGACCATCGGGACCGGCGGTGGCGCGGGCCGGGGACGGCGGCGGCGCGGGCCCGACACGGCGGTGGCGCGGGCCGGAAAAGCGGTGGAGCGGGCCCGGCACCGCGACGGCGTGAGCCGGAAACGCGGTGGCGCGGGCCCGGCACGGCGGTGGTGCGGGCCCGGCACGGCGGTGGTGCGGGCCGGAAACGGCGGTGGCGCGGGCCCCGGCACGGCGGTGGCGCGGGGCCCGGGAAAAACGGTGGCGGCTGCTCCGGAGCGCGGGCTCGCGGGAGCGGGCGAGGTCCGGGTGGGGGTCGCCGGGCGGAGGCTAAGGTTTCAGGCGTGCTTGTTCTTGCTCTGGACACCGCCACGCCCGCTTCGACGGCGGCGCTCGTCGAGGTGACCGCCGACGGTCTGTTCGGGGTGGCGGAGAGCCGTACCGTCGATCCCCGCGCGCACGGCGAGAAGCTGGCGCCGGAGATCGCGGCGGTGCTCGCCGAGGGCGGGTTCCGGCCCCGCGATCTGACGGCGATCGTGGCCGGCCTGGGCCCCGGACCGTTCACCGGCCTGCGGGTCGGGTTGGCCACCGCCGCGAGCATGGGCCAGGCGCTGGGCATCCCGACCTACGGCGTGTGCTCGCTGGACGCGCTCGGGCGCGCGGCCGGCCCGGGGCGGGTGCTGATCGCCACGGACGCGCGGCGGCGCGAGGTGTATCACGCGACGTATGCGGACGGCGTACGGGAAATCGGTCCTGATGTCGCGAAGCCGGCCGATGTCGAGGTGCACGCCGACAGAGCGGCCGGCGAGGGTGCGCTGAAGTATGGCGACATCTTCGGCGTGCCGGTGGAGGAGCACCTGCTTTATCCGCCCGGCGCCGCGCTGGTGGCGATCGCCGCCGACCGGGTCCGGGCCGGGGCGCCCGGTGAGATCCTGACGCCGCTCTACCTGCGCCGGCCCGACGCCGTCGAGCCGGCCGGCCGCAAGCCGGTGCTGACGTGAGGATCGAGCGGTTCCGCTGGTGGCACATCGACGAGGTGCTGCCGCTGGAGGAGGACCTGTTCGGGGCGGAGAAGTGGTCGGCCGCGATGTTCTGGAACGAGCTGGCGCAGCGCAACCACTACGTCGTCGCCCTGGAGAACGACGAGGTGGTCGGCTATGCCGGGCTCTCCATCGTGGACGCGGAGGAGTCCTGGGTGCAGAACATCGCGGTGCGGCGGGACGCGCAGCGACTCGGGATCGGCCGGGCCCTGCTGGAGAATCTGCTGGCTGAGGCGGAGAAGAACCGGGTGGGGCGGATGCTGCTGGAGGTGGCGGTCGACAATCATCCGGCGCAGAAGCTTTACGCCACCTACGATTTCGAGCCGGTCGGCATCCGGCGTGGTTACTACCAACCCAGCAACACCGACGCCCTGGTGATGATGCGAGATGCGTGACCGGTTCCTGGTTCTCGGGTCCGAGGCCACCTGCTTCCTGATGATGGTGCGAGATGCGTGACGAGCCCCTGGTTCTCGGGATCGAGACCTCCTGTGACGAGACCGGCGTCGGGATCGTGCGCGGGCACACGCTGCTCGCCGACGCGCTGGCGTCCAGTGTGGAGCAGCACGCTCGGTTCGGCGGCGTGGTGCCCGAGGTGGCCAGCCGGGCGCACCTGGAGGCGCTGGTCCCCACCATGCGGCGGGCGCTCGACGAGGCCGGCGTCACTCTCGCCGACATCGACGCCATCGCGGTGACCAGCGGCCCCGGCCTGGCCGGCGCCCTGCTGGTCGGGGTGGCCGCGGCCAAGGGCTACGCGCTCGCCGCCGAGAAGCCGATCTACGGGGTGAACCACCTGGCCGCGCACGTCGCGGTGGACACCCTGGAGCACGGGCCGCTGCCCGAGCCGGCGATCGCCATGCTGGTCTCCGGGGGGCACTCGTCGCTGCTGCTGGTCGACGACCTGACCGCCGGGGTCACCCCGCTCGGCGCGACCATCGACGACGCGGCCGGCGAGGCGTTCGACAAGGTGGCCCGGCTGCTCGGGCTGGGCTTCCCGGGTGGTCCGATCATCGACCGGTCGGCCCGGTCCGGCGATCCCGCCTCGATCGCCTTCCCGCGCGGCCTGACCGCCCCCAAGGACCAGGCCGAGCACCGGTTCGACTTCTCGTTCTCCGGGCTGAAGACCGCGGTGGCCCGCTGGGTGGAGGCGCGCGAGCGGGCCGGCGAGCCGGTGCCGGTGGCCGACGTCTCGGCCAGCTTCCAGGAGGCGGTCTGCGACGTGCTCACCGCCAAGGCGATCGACGCCTGCCTCAGCAACGGGGTGGGCACGCTGGTGATCGGCGGCGGGGTGGCGGCGAACTCGCGGCTGCGGGTGCTCGCCGAGGAGCGCGCGGCCCGGCACGGGATCGCCGTGCGGGTGCCGCGCCCGCAGCTGTGCACCGACAACGGGGCGATGGTGGCCGCTCTCGGCTCGCACCTGGTCGCCGCCGGGGTCGCGCCGAGCCGCCTCGACCTGCCGGCGGATTCGTCGATGAGTTTGACCTCGGTCAGCGTGCCGGGGTAGGAAGCCTGCATGATCGCGCGGATGTGGGAGGTGCGGGCCTCGCGCAGTGGCTTCGACGAGCTGCTGAGCTGGGTCTGTGACACGGCGGTGCCCTCGGTGGAGGTGCTGCCACAACATGTGTCGAGTGACGTCTATTCGTCCACGGATCATCGCATCGTCGTCATCACCAAATGGCGAAACACCCCGGAGAGCCTGCCGGCGCCACCGGAGAAGCTGGTAGCACGCGCTCCGCACGTCTGGGATTTCACCCCCGTCGATCGCTGAGCGGTCGCAGCTTCGGCATCCCGGCTTTACCGTCGGGAGCCTGATGCGCAGACTGCCCGTGGCCGATCCCGGCCTGCCCGACGCCCGGTCCGCCACTCGATACCTCAGCTGGCTGGTCCGGCGCTCCCGTATGACGATCGTCGTCGCGATAGCGCTCTCGGCCGCCTGGATGGGATGCCAGTCCCTGGTGCCGGCGATGGTCGGCCGGGCCATCGACGCCGCCGCCGTGCGGGACGGGCGGGCGCTGGCCGGCTGGGGCCTGGCCCTGCTCGGGCTCGGCGTCGTGCAGGCGCTGACCGGGATCACCAGGCATCGGTACTCGGTGGCGAACTGGCTCGGTGCGGGATTCCGTACCGTGCAGGTCACCGTGCGCCGGGCGAACCAGCTCGGTGCCGCGCTCCCGGGCCGACTGGAGGCCGGTGAGGTGGTGGCGATCGGCACGTCCGACATCAACCACATCGGCGGTGCCGTCGACGTCGCCGCGCGGGGCACCGGCGCGCTGCTCGCTGTCACCACGGTCACCGTGCTGCTGCTGCACACGTCGATCCCGCTCGGGCTGGTGGTGCTGCTCGGCGTACCGCTCCTGATGATCGTCGTGGGTGGACTGATCCGGCCGCTGCACCGGCGCCAGCAGGTCTACCGTGAACAGCAGGGCCGGCTCACCGGGCGGGCCGCCGACCTGGTCACCGGGCTGCGCGTGCTGCGCGGCGTGGGCGGCGAGGAGGTCATGGTGGCGCGCTACCGGGAACAGTCGCAGGCGCTGCGCGCCGCCGGGGTGCACACCGCCTCGGTGGAGTCCCTCCTGGAGTCGGCGCAGGTGCTGCTCCCCGGCGCCTTCCTGGTCCTGCTCACCTGGCTGGGTGCCCGGTTCGCGGCCGGCAACCGGATCACCGTCGGGCAGCTGGTCTCGTTCTACGCCTACGCCGCCTTCCTGGTGGCGCCGTTGCGGCAGCTCACCGACTCGATCGACAAGCTGACCCGGGGGCACGTGTCGGCCCGCCGGGTGGTCGGCATGCTGCGGCTGCCACGGGAGCTGGCGGATCCGCCCGACCCGTTACCGGCGCCGGACGGCGACCTGGCCGACCCGGAGTCCGGGGTCCGCGTCGCGACCGGCCGGCTGACAGCGATCGTCGCGGAGGATCCGGCGGACACCGCCCGGGTCGCCGACCGGCTCGGCCGGTACGCCGACGGCGCCACCCTGGGCGGTGTGCCGCTCGCCGCCCTGCCGCTCGCCGTGGTGCGCCGGCGGATCCTGGTGGCCGAGAACGACGCCCGGCTCTTCTCCGGCCGGCTCCGGTCCGATCTGGACCCCGAGCACAGCGGCCGGCTCGCCGCCGCCCTGGAGGCGGCCGCCGCACAGGACATCGTGGACGGACTGCCGCGCGGCCTGGACACCGTGGTCGCCGAGCGCGGCCGGTCCTTCTCCGGCGGCCAGCAGCAACGCCTGCGACTGGCCCGGGCGCTGGTCGCCGATCCGGAGATCCTCATCCTGGTGGAACCGACGAACGCGGTCGACGCGCACACCGAGGCCCGGATCGCCGAGCGGATCACCGCGTTCCGGGCCGGGCGCACCACTGTCGTCTGCACCTCCAGCCCGCTCGTGCTGGGCCACGCCGACCGGGTGCTCTATCTGGAGCGGGGCCGGGTGGTGGCCGCCGGCACCCACCACGAGCTGCTGGAATCCGAACCGCGGTACGCCCGCGTGGTGCTCCGTGAGGAGCCGACGTGACCCACGCGCTACCGGTCGCCAGCCGCACCCAGGCCTGGCGGTACGCCCGATCGCTGTTCCGCGCCCACCCCGGCGTGTTCCGCGCCACCGTGGGCCTGCACCTGCTCGCCGCGCTGGCCGGGCTGGCCGGTCCCCGGCTGCTCGGCGAGCTGGTGCAGGCGGTGCAGGCCGGGACGAACCCGGCTCGGCTGGACCGGCTGGCCGGCACGCTCGCGCTGTTCGTGCTGCTGCAGGCGGTGCTGATCCGGTACGCCTATCTCGCCTCCGCCCGGCTCGGTGAGCAGGTGCTGGCCCGGCTGCGGGAGGAGTTCATCGCCCGGGTGCTGACGCTGCCCCTGAGCACCGTTGAGTCGACGCGGACCGGGGATTTGCTGACGCGTACCACCCGGGACGTGGACGCGCTCTCCAAGTGCGTCCGGCTGGCCGTGCCGGAGACCACCATCGCGCTGCTCACCGGCGGTCTGGTGGTGGTCGCCCTGATCGCGGTGGACCCGGTGCTGGCCGCCCCGCTGCTGGTCGGCGTGCCGATCACGGTGGCCGGCACCCGGTGGTACGTGCGCCGTGCCCCGTCCGGCTACCTGCGGCAGAACGCCGCGTACTCGGAGGTGACCGACGGGCTCACCGAGACGGTCGAGGGGGCCCGGACGGTGGAGGCGCTGGGGCGGCAGGGGCAGCGGGTGGCGCGTACCGACCGGGACCTGTACCGGTCCTGGCGGGCCGAGCGGTACACGCTGTTCCTGCGTACCGTCTGGTGGCCGGTGATCGAGATCAGTTACGTGATCCCGATGGTGCTGACCCTGCTCACCGGCGGCGTGATGTACCTGCGCGGCACCGTCACCCTGGGCCAGCTGACCGCCGCCG
This window of the Actinoplanes oblitus genome carries:
- the ung gene encoding uracil-DNA glycosylase, whose amino-acid sequence is MNLTELLPPQWRAELAPFLDEKATAALGEFVAAEYAEHTVYPPVEDLFSAYRLCLPEQTRVLILGQDPYHGAGQAHGLSFSVRDGVRVPPSLRNVFKELAEDVNIAPPKSGNLTGWAEQGVLLLNAVLTVRAGKAASHANKGWETFTDATIRALNERTERIVFMLWGNYAKKKAGLITNPVHAVLEAGHPSPMNPAGFLGSRPFSAANKALADGGRPVINWDPRPAA
- the tsaB gene encoding tRNA (adenosine(37)-N6)-threonylcarbamoyltransferase complex dimerization subunit type 1 TsaB — protein: MLVLALDTATPASTAALVEVTADGLFGVAESRTVDPRAHGEKLAPEIAAVLAEGGFRPRDLTAIVAGLGPGPFTGLRVGLATAASMGQALGIPTYGVCSLDALGRAAGPGRVLIATDARRREVYHATYADGVREIGPDVAKPADVEVHADRAAGEGALKYGDIFGVPVEEHLLYPPGAALVAIAADRVRAGAPGEILTPLYLRRPDAVEPAGRKPVLT
- the rimI gene encoding ribosomal protein S18-alanine N-acetyltransferase, producing the protein MRIERFRWWHIDEVLPLEEDLFGAEKWSAAMFWNELAQRNHYVVALENDEVVGYAGLSIVDAEESWVQNIAVRRDAQRLGIGRALLENLLAEAEKNRVGRMLLEVAVDNHPAQKLYATYDFEPVGIRRGYYQPSNTDALVMMRDA
- the tsaD gene encoding tRNA (adenosine(37)-N6)-threonylcarbamoyltransferase complex transferase subunit TsaD, with product MRDEPLVLGIETSCDETGVGIVRGHTLLADALASSVEQHARFGGVVPEVASRAHLEALVPTMRRALDEAGVTLADIDAIAVTSGPGLAGALLVGVAAAKGYALAAEKPIYGVNHLAAHVAVDTLEHGPLPEPAIAMLVSGGHSSLLLVDDLTAGVTPLGATIDDAAGEAFDKVARLLGLGFPGGPIIDRSARSGDPASIAFPRGLTAPKDQAEHRFDFSFSGLKTAVARWVEARERAGEPVPVADVSASFQEAVCDVLTAKAIDACLSNGVGTLVIGGGVAANSRLRVLAEERAARHGIAVRVPRPQLCTDNGAMVAALGSHLVAAGVAPSRLDLPADSSMSLTSVSVPG
- a CDS encoding ABC transporter transmembrane domain-containing protein, whose protein sequence is MRRLPVADPGLPDARSATRYLSWLVRRSRMTIVVAIALSAAWMGCQSLVPAMVGRAIDAAAVRDGRALAGWGLALLGLGVVQALTGITRHRYSVANWLGAGFRTVQVTVRRANQLGAALPGRLEAGEVVAIGTSDINHIGGAVDVAARGTGALLAVTTVTVLLLHTSIPLGLVVLLGVPLLMIVVGGLIRPLHRRQQVYREQQGRLTGRAADLVTGLRVLRGVGGEEVMVARYREQSQALRAAGVHTASVESLLESAQVLLPGAFLVLLTWLGARFAAGNRITVGQLVSFYAYAAFLVAPLRQLTDSIDKLTRGHVSARRVVGMLRLPRELADPPDPLPAPDGDLADPESGVRVATGRLTAIVAEDPADTARVADRLGRYADGATLGGVPLAALPLAVVRRRILVAENDARLFSGRLRSDLDPEHSGRLAAALEAAAAQDIVDGLPRGLDTVVAERGRSFSGGQQQRLRLARALVADPEILILVEPTNAVDAHTEARIAERITAFRAGRTTVVCTSSPLVLGHADRVLYLERGRVVAAGTHHELLESEPRYARVVLREEPT